AAAGCAGGAGAAAATGCAGATTCTCTAGGGCTTACAGGGAAGGAGAGCTATGACATCCTTGGGATTGAAAAAATGGAGCCTCATGGAGAGCTTACCGTACTGGCAAGAGATGACAGCGGAAAAGAGACGGAGTTTAAAGCAACACTGAGGCTTGATTCTGCTGTAGAAATAGAGTACTACAGGAATGGCGGGATTTTGCATAAGTTCCTGCGGGATTCTGTGAAGAAATAAGAATAAGTTAATTGCGCCAGAATAATACAGAGGAATATTAAAGAAAATACAGAGAAGTATTAAAGAGAGTCCCGAGAGCCGGAATAAGGCTTCTTCTCTAAACGGGACCTCTCTTATTAACCTGGCTGGATAAGGCGATGTTCGGGCCGAAGGGATATTTTATAAATTCTTCGTCCAGAAATAATTATGGTTAAGACTGAATATCTTTCCAGTATAAAAGGAAGGGATCCTGACTTCAGGGAATATATTTAAAACGATTTAAATTTACAATTTCAACAAATTTAATATACTAATTTAACGATAATACAATTGCATTGTCGCTCTATTTTTGGACCCAAAAAGTCCTTCGTGTTTAAATATTTCACGTATAATCAGAGGATTCCCCATTTCAAAATTTTTTGAAAATCCTCTAGGCATAACTGCGAGGTAGAAAATGAATAAAAATATATGTTTCATAGACGGGCTGGAGGGCATTCTGAAGTACAGGGACGTCGATATTAACGAACTGATCGACCTGCCCTATGACGCAGTTTCCTATCTGCTGATTAAGGGAGAGCTCCCCGAAGAAAAGGAACTTGCCGAATACTCAGCCCGCCTGCATGCGGAACGAGGAATCAACAGGGAGGTTATGGACGTTATCCGCATGTGCAATTTAAATATCGACTCTATGGAAGCTCTTCTCACTGTCGTTTCTTTTATATCGCAATTTGATCCGGACCTGTATGATAATTCTCTAGAAGGAAATATGAGAAAAGCCATAAGGTTAATTGCCGTGGTCCCAACTATTGTTGCTGCTTATTATAGAACGGCAAATGGAAAGGAACCTGTTCCCCCCGATCCTTCCCTTGCCCATGGAGCTAATTTTCTGTACATGATAAAAGGAAGCAAGCCAGACCCTCTGGAAGCTGAAGTCATGGAAAAGGACTTTATTCTCAGCGCTGAGCATGAGCTAAATGCTTCAACTTTCTCCTCCAGGGTTACAGCTTCAACCATGTCCGACCTTTATTCTGCTGTTGTTTCCGGGCTCTGCACACTCAAAGGTCCTCTTCACGGAGGAGCAAGGTCAGAAGTTATGACCATGATTGAAACAATCGGCAGCCCTGAGAATGCCGAGAAATTTGTCCTTGAAAAAATCGAAAAGCGAGAGAAAATAATGGGCTTCGGGCATAGAGTCTACAAGACATATGACCCCAGGGGCACAATATTTAAGCAGCTTTCCAGGAGACTCGCTGAAGCTAAAGGCGATATGCACTGGTATGAGACAGCCGAAGCAATAGAGAATGCTGTTATACGCGAGCTTGTGGAAAAGAGGGGAAAACCGATTTATCCCAACATTGATTTTTATTCAGGAGTCATTTATAAATATATGGAAATCCCCCCTCAGCTTGCAACCTCAATCTTTGCAATAGGAAGAATCTCAGGCTGGATAGCTCATTGTTTTGATCAGTATGAAAAGAAAAAGATCATAAGGCCCAGGATCTTCATGCTGGATGAGTGTTAAGACCCTGAGAGAGCCCTGTTATGCCTGAAAACCGGCAGAAGTTATCGAAATTGAAATAAGCTCATAGAGTCAGAATCCAGCATATAATATACAGGATCTGACAGACGAAACCGAAAACCAGAAATAAAACTGGTTTTCAGGCAAAACAGATTTACTGGAAGAAATTGTCCAGAAGAACAGAATTTTCAGGATAGAAATATTCTTTATTATTCCAGTCCCAGTACAATTGATATCAATCAACCGAGCTGAAGCTTTTTTACCTGATATCAGATAATCTTTTTATCATCTGACAGCTTTCTGGTATTCAGATACCCATGACTTATAGAGATTTTATAGGCCGGTTAAAAGAAAACGGGAAACTGGTCGAAATTCAGCAGCCCGTATCCCCCATATTTGAGGCTTCAAGAATTGCAAAAAAAACAAAAGGTCCGGTTCTTTTTCATAATGTTTCGGGCTCAAAGGTTATTATGAACCTTCTCGGGTCAAGGGACGAGCTATCTTCCATGCTCGGGGTCCCCAAAGAGGAGATTATAAAGAAGCTGTCTGAAGTTTCTCCCGAAGGTGAGGTGAGGCTGGTCCCGGGATCTCCAACTCTCGAAGTAATTGAAAGCGAGGTTGACCTTACAAAACTTCCGATTCTTACGCATTTTGAAAAGGATGGAGCCCCTTATATAACCGCAGGGATCGTTGTTTCCGAATATGAAGGCGTGATGAATGCTTCTATACACCGCCTTATGCTCGTGGG
This window of the Methanosarcina mazei S-6 genome carries:
- a CDS encoding citrate/2-methylcitrate synthase, producing MNKNICFIDGLEGILKYRDVDINELIDLPYDAVSYLLIKGELPEEKELAEYSARLHAERGINREVMDVIRMCNLNIDSMEALLTVVSFISQFDPDLYDNSLEGNMRKAIRLIAVVPTIVAAYYRTANGKEPVPPDPSLAHGANFLYMIKGSKPDPLEAEVMEKDFILSAEHELNASTFSSRVTASTMSDLYSAVVSGLCTLKGPLHGGARSEVMTMIETIGSPENAEKFVLEKIEKREKIMGFGHRVYKTYDPRGTIFKQLSRRLAEAKGDMHWYETAEAIENAVIRELVEKRGKPIYPNIDFYSGVIYKYMEIPPQLATSIFAIGRISGWIAHCFDQYEKKKIIRPRIFMLDEC